Proteins encoded by one window of Rutidosis leptorrhynchoides isolate AG116_Rl617_1_P2 chromosome 7, CSIRO_AGI_Rlap_v1, whole genome shotgun sequence:
- the LOC139859947 gene encoding PKS-NRPS hybrid synthetase cheA-like encodes MDTQSTETSIDSSSLLVEKEKVYLFSSKFESSGDLLKSVREFYNAIGYGISIRTSKKDKFYSLQCDRGGSYRDIKDIQDKRKRSTASRLVDCPFRIIGSKRRDGMWVFKPKHLAHNHEPSSDISGHPSFRQLSPNKVQAVKDMSRAGIPPRQILSSLRQQFPNLPANSRTIYNVKNKIKREKLGNRSEIGALFEELQQAEFFL; translated from the exons ATGGACACGCAG TCGACTGAG ACTTCAATTGACTCGTCAAGTTTGTTGGTTGAAAAGGAAAAAGTGTATCTATTTAGCTCCAAATTTGAATCATCTGGTGATTTACTAAAGAGTGTACGTGAATTTTATAATGCTATAGGATATGGGATATCTATTCGCACTTCGAAAAAGGACAAGTTCTACAGTTTGCAATGTGATCGGGGTGGTTCTTATCGAGATATTAAGGATATTCAAGATAAACGAAAAAGGAGCACTGCATCCCGTTTGGTTGACTGCCCATTCAGAATTATAGGTAGCAAGAGACGTGATGGTATGTGGGTGTTCAAGCCAAAGCACTTGGCACACAACCATGAGCCATCCAGTGATATCTCTGGTCATCCATCATTCCGTCAATTATCACCGAACAAGGTACAAGCTGTAAAAGACATGTCTCGGGCAGGAATACCCCCAAGGCAAATTCTTTCTTCTCTAAGACAACAATTCCCAAATCTCCCGGCAAACTCTAGAACTATATACAATGTGAAGAATAAAATCAAAAGGGAAAAACTAGGAAATCGTTCAGAGATTGGTGCCTTATTTGAGGAGCTTCAACAAGCTGAATTTTTTTTATGA